One Thioclava electrotropha DNA segment encodes these proteins:
- a CDS encoding murein hydrolase activator EnvC family protein, with protein MIRAALAALLISAGPLWADGSGDAALKASADLRKAITALDAAQSKSDRIAALTKTIHAYEQGLSALRDGLRRAAIREREIKQGFDAKREELGGLLAVMSTMQQSDGPLLLLHPSGPEGSARSGMVLSSVAPALQEEAQKLSVHLEEIATLRKLQENARETLEAGMVSVTKARTALSEAISERREKLPQRYLEEPEELTALVQSADTLEGFATGLSDMENDIGPPRGDFAGAKGTLNLPVIGSVLRSFNEPDAAGIKRPGLVIASEPGSLVTTPWAATIRYRGPLLDYGNVMVLEPADGYLLVLAGLGTVYGEVGDVLPKGTPIGLMGGIQPGAKEFGKEFVQAATDGAGADRSETLYLELREGGKPVNPTPWFIQTKDDKG; from the coding sequence GTGATCCGTGCCGCACTCGCAGCCCTTCTAATCTCGGCCGGGCCGCTTTGGGCGGACGGATCGGGCGACGCCGCACTCAAGGCCTCGGCCGATCTGCGCAAAGCGATCACCGCGCTGGACGCGGCGCAGTCGAAATCCGACCGCATCGCGGCGCTGACGAAAACGATCCACGCCTATGAGCAAGGGCTGAGCGCGCTGCGCGACGGGTTGCGCCGGGCCGCGATCCGCGAGCGCGAGATCAAGCAAGGGTTCGACGCGAAACGCGAGGAGCTTGGCGGATTGCTGGCCGTGATGTCGACGATGCAGCAGTCCGACGGGCCGCTTTTGCTGCTGCATCCGTCTGGCCCCGAAGGCTCCGCTCGTTCGGGAATGGTGCTGTCTTCGGTCGCGCCTGCCTTGCAGGAAGAGGCGCAGAAGCTGAGCGTCCACCTCGAGGAGATCGCGACGCTCCGCAAGCTGCAGGAAAACGCGCGCGAGACGCTGGAAGCGGGGATGGTTTCGGTGACCAAGGCCCGCACCGCGCTGTCCGAGGCGATCTCCGAACGCCGCGAGAAGCTGCCGCAGCGCTATCTCGAAGAGCCCGAGGAGCTGACCGCGCTGGTGCAAAGCGCCGATACGCTCGAAGGTTTCGCGACGGGCCTGAGCGACATGGAAAACGATATCGGCCCGCCGCGCGGCGATTTCGCGGGCGCGAAAGGCACGCTGAATCTGCCGGTGATCGGCTCGGTTCTGCGGAGCTTCAACGAGCCCGATGCGGCAGGGATCAAACGTCCCGGCCTCGTGATCGCAAGTGAGCCGGGCTCGCTGGTCACAACGCCCTGGGCTGCGACAATTCGCTACCGTGGTCCGTTGCTCGACTACGGAAATGTGATGGTTCTCGAACCCGCAGATGGATATCTTCTGGTTCTTGCGGGCCTCGGAACCGTCTATGGTGAGGTCGGAGACGTGCTGCCAAAGGGCACGCCCATTGGTTTGATGGGCGGAATTCAGCCGGGAGCGAAGGAATTCGGCAAGGAATTCGTGCAGGCGGCGACAGATGGCGCTGGTGCAGATCGCAGCGAGACGCTTTATTTGGAACTGAGAGAGGGCGGTAAGCCCGTGAACCCGACGCCGTGGTTCATCCAGACAAAAGACGACAAGGGTT
- the gpmI gene encoding 2,3-bisphosphoglycerate-independent phosphoglycerate mutase, with the protein MTRPKPVVLCILDGFGERKEREGNAPLLADTPNLDRVLWNNPAKSTLVTFGPDVGLPSGQMGNSEVGHTNIGAGRVVAMDLGQIDLAIEDGSFFKNEAILSFIDTMKESGGRAHLMGVISDGGVHGHIEHTLAAAKMVSEAGVPVLIHAITDGRDVAPDSAKKFVSDLCDRLPEGCTVVTVDGRYYAMDRDNRWERVGLAYDAMINGKGQGADTPVAAVEASYDKKEMDEFIKPTVIGDYDGAKDGDGFFCLNFRADRAREILRAIGEPDFSEFETGPRPKWAAMLGMVEYSDKHNAYMKTAYPKREIVNTLGEWISKQGLSQFHLAETEKYPHVTFFLNGGKEEPWEGEDRYMPKSPKVATYDLQPEMSAPEVTDKFVEAIETGYDLIIVNYANPDMVGHTGSLEAAIAAVEEIDHDIGRVVEALEAAGGAMIITADHGNCETMIDPETGGPHTAHTTNLVPVSLVGGPEGAKLREGRLADLAPTLLELMQIEQPEEMTGKSLIVS; encoded by the coding sequence ATGACCCGCCCGAAACCCGTCGTCCTGTGCATTCTCGATGGCTTTGGCGAGCGAAAGGAGCGCGAAGGCAACGCGCCCCTGCTGGCCGATACCCCGAACCTCGACCGCGTCCTGTGGAACAACCCGGCGAAATCGACGCTGGTGACCTTCGGCCCCGATGTCGGGCTGCCGAGCGGTCAGATGGGCAATTCCGAGGTCGGCCACACCAATATCGGCGCAGGCCGGGTGGTGGCTATGGATCTGGGCCAGATCGATCTGGCGATCGAGGACGGGTCTTTCTTCAAGAACGAGGCGATCCTCTCCTTCATCGACACGATGAAAGAGAGCGGCGGGCGGGCTCATCTGATGGGCGTCATCTCGGATGGTGGCGTGCATGGCCATATCGAACATACGCTCGCCGCGGCGAAGATGGTCTCGGAGGCGGGCGTTCCCGTGCTGATCCACGCGATCACCGACGGGCGTGATGTGGCACCCGATAGCGCCAAAAAGTTCGTCTCCGATCTTTGCGACCGGCTGCCCGAAGGCTGCACGGTCGTCACCGTCGATGGCCGCTACTACGCGATGGACCGCGACAACCGCTGGGAGCGCGTGGGCCTTGCCTATGACGCGATGATCAACGGCAAAGGGCAGGGGGCCGACACTCCCGTCGCTGCGGTCGAGGCCAGCTACGACAAGAAAGAAATGGACGAGTTCATCAAGCCCACCGTGATCGGCGATTACGACGGCGCAAAGGATGGCGACGGGTTCTTCTGTCTCAATTTCCGCGCCGACCGCGCTCGTGAAATCCTGCGGGCGATCGGCGAGCCGGATTTCTCGGAATTCGAGACCGGCCCGCGTCCGAAATGGGCGGCGATGCTGGGGATGGTCGAGTATTCCGACAAGCATAACGCCTATATGAAGACCGCCTATCCGAAGCGCGAGATCGTCAATACGCTCGGCGAATGGATTTCGAAACAAGGGCTTAGCCAGTTTCACCTGGCCGAGACCGAGAAATACCCGCATGTGACTTTCTTCCTCAACGGCGGCAAGGAAGAGCCGTGGGAAGGCGAAGATCGCTACATGCCGAAATCGCCCAAGGTCGCCACCTATGACCTGCAGCCCGAGATGAGCGCACCGGAAGTCACCGACAAATTCGTCGAGGCGATCGAAACCGGGTACGACCTGATCATCGTGAACTACGCCAATCCCGACATGGTCGGCCATACCGGCTCGCTGGAGGCGGCGATCGCGGCGGTGGAAGAGATCGACCACGATATCGGCCGCGTCGTCGAGGCGCTGGAGGCGGCGGGTGGCGCGATGATCATCACCGCCGATCACGGCAACTGCGAAACCATGATCGATCCGGAAACCGGCGGACCGCATACCGCGCATACGACGAACCTCGTTCCGGTCTCGCTGGTCGGCGGACCGGAAGGCGCCAAGCTGCGCGAAGGTCGGCTTGCGGATCTCGCGCCGACGCTGCTGGAGCTGATGCAGATCGAGCAGCCCGAGGAAATGACCGGAAAGAGCCTGATCGTATCGTGA
- a CDS encoding class I SAM-dependent methyltransferase → MNTLRDMNISGASISREAMMLMGFQRTRQISGTARKAWEAGDRGPALEEVEARNEEIFRGALAEVFTEYLPLRKALEETGRRPTHVIDIGCGQGLNDALLIKDYDCAVTLIDIEETPEQYHFWSDTGAGYASLDAAAAFLRDNGAHAVETLNPVKQPDALEGVTGDLVTSLISCGFHYPIGDYLDLMMRVIRDGGAVVLDLRRRYIQKPDEALSSLIAATRQTEILSYEKKARRIMFQA, encoded by the coding sequence ATGAATACACTTCGCGACATGAATATTTCCGGCGCGTCCATTTCCCGCGAGGCGATGATGCTGATGGGCTTCCAGCGCACGCGCCAGATTTCCGGCACCGCGCGCAAAGCCTGGGAAGCTGGCGACAGGGGGCCCGCGCTGGAAGAAGTCGAGGCCCGCAACGAGGAGATTTTCCGCGGGGCGCTCGCCGAGGTCTTCACCGAGTATCTCCCGCTGCGCAAGGCGCTCGAGGAAACCGGTCGCCGACCGACCCATGTGATCGACATCGGCTGCGGTCAGGGTCTCAACGACGCGCTGCTGATCAAAGATTACGATTGCGCCGTGACCTTGATCGATATCGAGGAAACCCCGGAGCAATACCATTTCTGGAGCGATACCGGAGCGGGCTATGCTTCGCTCGACGCGGCGGCGGCGTTTCTGCGCGACAATGGCGCCCATGCGGTCGAGACGCTCAACCCCGTCAAGCAGCCTGATGCTCTGGAGGGGGTCACGGGCGATCTGGTCACCAGCCTGATTTCCTGCGGTTTCCATTACCCGATCGGCGACTATCTCGACCTTATGATGCGGGTGATCCGGGATGGCGGCGCGGTCGTGCTGGACCTGCGTCGGCGCTACATACAAAAGCCCGATGAGGCGCTTTCGTCGCTGATCGCGGCTACGCGACAGACCGAAATCCTCAGCTACGAGAAGAAAGCCCGGCGGATTATGTTCCAGGCCTGA
- the rlmH gene encoding 23S rRNA (pseudouridine(1915)-N(3))-methyltransferase RlmH: MKITICAVGRLRKGPERELIDAYLKRFEKSGRAFGLGPASVVEVEDKKGLGQGAEADLLSRAIPDGSVIVTLDERGSLISSPEFATKLQGWRDQARDVAFVIGGADGIDPSLRSRAEFSISFGKMVWPHMLARVMLTEQIYRAGQIIAGTPYHRV, translated from the coding sequence ATGAAGATCACGATCTGCGCGGTGGGCCGCTTGCGCAAGGGGCCCGAACGCGAGTTGATCGACGCCTACCTGAAACGCTTCGAGAAATCCGGGCGCGCCTTCGGGCTCGGCCCGGCTTCCGTCGTTGAAGTCGAAGACAAGAAGGGCCTGGGGCAGGGCGCGGAGGCAGACCTGCTGAGCCGCGCCATTCCCGACGGATCGGTGATCGTCACGCTCGACGAGCGCGGCAGCCTGATCTCATCGCCCGAATTTGCCACGAAGCTGCAAGGCTGGCGCGATCAGGCGCGCGATGTAGCTTTCGTGATCGGCGGCGCAGATGGGATCGATCCGTCCCTGCGCAGCCGCGCCGAGTTCTCGATCTCCTTCGGCAAGATGGTCTGGCCGCATATGCTGGCCCGCGTCATGCTGACCGAACAGATCTACCGCGCCGGCCAGATCATCGCCGGCACCCCCTATCACCGCGTCTGA
- the rsfS gene encoding ribosome silencing factor, whose product MNTRAVNAEATSEEILARVISSLEDDKAEDIVTIDLRGRSSIGDYMVVCSGRSTRQVSAIAENLTERLKHEFDRACKVEGKDQGDWVLIDSSDVIVHVFRPEVREFYQLEKMWMPAGAPV is encoded by the coding sequence ATGAATACACGGGCCGTCAATGCCGAAGCGACGAGCGAAGAAATCCTCGCGCGCGTCATTTCTTCCCTCGAAGACGACAAGGCCGAAGATATCGTGACCATCGACCTGCGCGGTCGGTCCTCGATCGGTGACTATATGGTTGTCTGTTCCGGGCGCAGTACGCGTCAGGTCAGCGCCATCGCCGAGAACCTGACCGAGCGGCTGAAGCACGAATTCGACCGGGCTTGCAAAGTTGAGGGCAAGGATCAGGGCGACTGGGTGCTGATCGACAGCTCCGACGTCATCGTTCACGTCTTCCGCCCGGAAGTGCGCGAGTTTTATCAGCTGGAAAAGATGTGGATGCCTGCGGGCGCCCCCGTCTGA
- a CDS encoding mechanosensitive ion channel family protein, translating to MDFANGDIVKILASIWAQIEIFLNSIVLPSRLWQFGIIAACFALAHLGRIWLAPKVDDWGRRRELSTRQLRLLILFRQRLRGFLFVLLAWASVFVLEATKGFYSWRFLVVLVATLVTAWLVVGLVARLIRNALLRRIVRWGAWIWVTLYYLGLWDETVRLLNGTAVEFGDFRITAYGVLKALVLTTILLSVARIISGQTSVRLRTNEDISPSMSELVIKVMQVVLYGAALFIGIKAVGFDLTGLAVLSGAIGVGLGFGLQKVVSNLVSGVIILLDKSIKPGDVISLGETFGWINSLGARYVSVVTRDGKEYLIPNEDLITGQVVNWSHSNEFVRIDLPFGTSYHDDPHVVRKLAVEAAQSVTRVLKNRPTVCHVTGFGDSSVDYLLRFWITDPVEGLTNVRGQVFLALWDTFKANGISIPFPQREVRLLEGSQLDLQPGPETHSENSPHEN from the coding sequence ATGGATTTCGCGAATGGGGACATCGTCAAGATATTGGCTTCGATCTGGGCCCAGATCGAAATCTTCCTCAATTCGATCGTGCTGCCCTCGCGGCTTTGGCAGTTCGGGATCATCGCGGCATGTTTCGCGCTGGCCCATCTCGGGCGGATCTGGCTTGCCCCGAAAGTCGATGACTGGGGACGTCGGCGCGAGCTTTCGACCCGCCAGCTTCGGCTGCTGATCCTGTTCCGGCAACGTTTGCGCGGCTTCCTCTTCGTTCTTCTCGCCTGGGCGTCGGTCTTCGTGCTCGAGGCGACCAAAGGCTTTTATTCCTGGCGCTTCCTCGTGGTGCTGGTGGCAACGCTGGTCACGGCATGGCTGGTCGTGGGCCTCGTCGCGCGACTGATCCGCAACGCGCTTCTGCGCCGCATCGTGCGCTGGGGCGCGTGGATCTGGGTGACGCTTTATTACCTCGGGCTGTGGGACGAGACCGTGCGGCTTCTGAACGGGACGGCGGTCGAATTCGGGGATTTCCGGATTACGGCCTACGGCGTTCTCAAAGCGCTGGTGCTGACGACGATCCTGCTGTCGGTCGCGCGGATCATCTCGGGGCAGACCTCGGTGCGGCTGCGCACCAACGAGGATATCAGCCCCTCAATGTCGGAGCTGGTCATCAAGGTGATGCAGGTCGTGCTCTATGGCGCGGCGCTGTTCATCGGGATCAAAGCGGTGGGCTTCGACCTGACCGGGCTTGCCGTTCTGTCCGGTGCGATCGGCGTGGGCCTCGGCTTCGGTCTGCAGAAAGTCGTGTCGAACCTCGTCTCGGGCGTGATCATCCTGCTGGATAAGTCGATCAAGCCCGGCGACGTGATCAGCCTTGGCGAGACCTTCGGCTGGATCAATTCGCTGGGCGCGCGCTACGTCTCGGTCGTTACGCGCGACGGCAAGGAGTACTTGATCCCGAACGAGGACCTGATCACCGGGCAGGTCGTCAACTGGTCCCATTCCAATGAATTCGTGCGTATCGACCTGCCCTTCGGCACCTCCTATCACGACGACCCGCACGTGGTGCGCAAGCTGGCGGTAGAGGCCGCGCAATCGGTGACCCGCGTTTTGAAGAACCGACCGACCGTGTGTCACGTGACCGGGTTCGGGGACAGTTCGGTCGATTATCTTCTGCGGTTCTGGATCACGGACCCCGTCGAAGGGCTGACGAACGTGCGCGGGCAGGTCTTTCTCGCACTATGGGATACGTTCAAGGCGAACGGCATTTCGATCCCGTTCCCGCAGCGCGAAGTGCGTTTGCTCGAAGGTTCGCAACTGGACTTGCAACCCGGGCCGGAAACGCATAGCGAAAATTCGCCGCATGAAAATTGA